GATGTGCTCATGCTTCACTCACTTTGCATTCAAATTATTCAAAAATCACACCGGCTTCACGCAACATGCCCATAAACTCCGTTTCATCGAGTACGGTTACGCCCAATGTTTGCGCTTTTTCAAGTTTACTGCCAGCTTTTTCGCCAGCCACAAGATAGTTGAGCTTTTTGCTGACCCCGCCAAGGGGCGTGGCCCCGGCAGCCTCGGCGAGCTTTTCGGCCTGGCTGCGCGGCACGCTCAGGCTCCCGGTAAAAAGTACGGTTTTTCCGGCCAGCGGGCCAGATACGGATGCTCCCTCTCCGGCTGCCCCGCCCTCTGCCTCGTGCCCGCCGTTTATTCCCGCGCGGGCGCCCAGCGGCCACAGGCCGAGGGCCTTGAAGCGGGCGAGTTGCTCCCTGTTGGCGGGACTGTCGAAGAAATTGCGGATGGAGGACGCCACCTCCGGCCCCACATCAGGCAGGCCCTGCAATGCCTCGGCATTGGCCTTTTCCAGTTCGTCCAGACTGTGAAAATGCACAGCCAGCGTGCGGGCGGTCTGTTCTCCCACATGGCGGATGCCCAGGGCGCTGATCAGACGCGGCAAGGTGGCGGTATGCCTGGCCTCCTCTAGCGCGCCCACAAATTTTTGCGCCAGCACCTCGCCCATGCGCTCAAAACCCAGCAGTTCTTCAACCGTCAGGGTGAAAAGATCCGCCGGGGATTTTACGCGACCGCTGGTGACCAGCTGTTCTATCCACTTTTGCCCGACGCCGGAAATATCAAGCCCTGCCTTGGAGACAAAATGGCTGATGGCCCGCAGGCGGATGGCGGGACAGGCCATATTTTCGCAACGCCAGGCGGCTTCGCCTTCCTCACGGTAGGCGGGCTGCCCGCAGGCAGGGCAACTGTGCGGGAAGGCATATTCTTCCGTGCCTTGCGGGCGTTTATCAAGCACAGGGCCCACCACTTCGGGGATCACGTCGCCAGCGCGGCGCACCATGACTGTATCGCCCACGCGCACATCACGGCTGCGTATTTCGTCCTCATTGTGCAGGGTCGCACGGGAGACCATAACGCCGCCCACGGCTATGGGCTCAAGCACAGCCACAGGCGTCAGCACGCCTGTGCGGCCCACCTGGATTTCAATATCCTTCAAAAGGGTCTGCGCCTGCTCGGCGGGAAACTTGAAGGCAACGGCAAAACGCGGCGCGCGCGCCGTGAAGCCAAGAGCCTGCTGGGCCTCAAGATTGTCCAGCTTTGCCACTGCGCCGTCAATCTCCATCCTGAACTGCGGCCTGTGCTCCCTGACCCATTGGGCATAGTCTTCCACAGCCTGGACGCTCTCGCACAATTTGCCGTCGGGCGGTGTAAGAAACCCGTATTCCCTGAGCCGAGCCATGGCTTCAGATTGCAGCGTACAGGCCGGGGCAGGCTGCCACCTCGCCTCGCCAAGGCTGTACGCCAGAAAGCGCAGGGGCCGTGAAGCGGTGATGGAAATGTCAAGCTGGCGCAGGGTTCCGGCGGCGGCATTGCGGGGGTTGGCAAAGGTTTTCAGTCCCAGGGCCTCCTGCTTTTCGTTGAGAGCGGCAAAATCCTTTTTGTACATGACAACTTCGCCACGCACCTCCAGCCGGGAAGGAAAAGGCCCAGGCCCCGCAAGGCGCAGGGGCACGGTGCGGATGGTGCGCACGGCCTCGGTGACCACTTCGCCTATCTCGCCGTCACCTCGGGTGAGGGCCTCCTGCATGGTGCCGTCAACGTAGATGATTTCCAGAGCCAGCCCATCAAGCTTGGGGTCGCACCAGAAGCCTGACGGCAGGGGGCCGTTACTATCTGCATCCCAGGCGCGGCGCATGCGCTCGGCAAAATCCTGCCACTGCTCCAGGGAGAACACGTTGTCCAGACCGTACATCTGGCGGCTGTGCGCCTTTTTGGCAAGCCCGTCGATGAGCTTGCCGCCCACGCGCAAGGTGGGCGAATGGGGCGAGCGCAGTTCGGGCCAGCGGTCTTCCAGGGCCTGCAGTTCGCGAAACAGGGCGTCGAACTGATCGTCGCTGATTTCGGGTTTGTCCTTAGTATGATAGAGATAGTTGTGCCGTTCAAGCTCCGCCGTGAGCCATTGGACGCGGCGGCGCTCTTCGGCTGTGGGGCCGGTGGAAAAGAGGCTGTATTGGGACTGCCCGCCCTGATCGTTGGTATGCTGCGACATGAAAAACCCTGTGCGGCTGCTGGCAAGCCTGATGCTGCGAGAGCCTTTTTGTCCGCGCCGTCAGCGCTCGCGCGGTTCCATAATAAACGGGGGAAAAGCGGTGGGCATCGCGCCCCGCCGTTATTACAGGCGATTTACGGCCTGACTGACGCGTATGCCCTGTCCAACCGCCTAAAACCCAAAACCAGTAAAAGTTTTAGGGGGTGGGGGCGTGGGGGAGGAGACCCTTTTTCAAAAGGGGCCCTCCCCCACAAAGCATTTCAAAGGAAACGCTGATTTATTCCGTTTGGCTGTGTTGCTTCACTTTTTTTAAAACAGTCGAGGACGGAAGAGTCCACTCCTGCTTCAAAAAAAGTTCGCGCCTTGCCAAACGAAACAACTGCGCGTTTCCAAAAGGCTCTTTAATTAGTGTTTTCTTAAATGCTCTAATCGGGCAAAGCAATCAAGCGCGCCCGCAACACCCGGATGCGGTCACGCAGCTGGGCGGCCTGCTCAAACTCCAGGTCACGTGCGGCCTGGCGCATTTCTTTTTCAAGCCTGGCCACCAGCAGGGCCGTATCCTCGGCGGTAAGAGGAACGGCGTCCGGTTCCTGCCCTTTGCCCTTGCCACGGCCCTTGCCGCGCCCGCGTGAAGCGCCATCTTCCACATACAAACTATCCAGCGGAGATTCAAGGCTTTTCCGTGTGCTGGTCGGCGTGATGCCGTGTTCTTCGTTATGCGCCGTCTGTCTGGCGCGGCGGCGCGCTGTTTCGTCCATGGCGGCCTTCATGGAATCCGTCATCTTGTCGGCGTACAGAATGACCCGGCCCTGAGCATTACGCGCGGCGCGGCCAAATGTCTGGATAAGCGAACCTGTGGAACGCAAAAAGCCTTCCTTGTCGGCATCCAGAATGCAGACCAGAGACACTTCGGGGATGTCCAGGCCCTCGCGCAAAAGGTTGATGCCCACCAGCACGTCAAACTCGCCCATGCGCAGGGCGCGGATAATCTGCATGCGCTCGAGGGTGTCGATGTCGGAGTGGAGATAGCGCGCGCGCACCCCCATATTGCAGCAGTATTCCGTCAGGTCTTCGGCCATGCGTTTGGTCAGGGTGGTCACTAGCACCCGCTCGCCCCGGCTGACGCAGCCACGGCACTCTCCCAGCAGGTTTTCCATCTGGCCCTTGGTGGGACGCACCTCCACCACGGGGTCAACAAGCCCTGTGGGCCGGATGATCTGCTCGGCCACAATGCCCTGCGCCTGATCGCGTTCGTACTTGCTCGGCGTGGCCGACACATAGACCACCTGATTGAGCAGGGCCGTGAACTCGTTGAACTGCAATGGTCTGTTGTCCAGGGCCGATGGCAGGCGAAAGCCGTAGTCCACAAGGGTGGTCTTGCGCGAGCGGTCGCCCTTGTACATGGCCCCCACCTGCGGGACGGTAATGTGCGACTCGTCCACGAACAGAAGAAAATCCTTGGGAAAGTAGTTGAGCAGGCATGAGGGCGGTTCGCCCGCCACACGGCCGTCAAGGTGGCGTGTATAGTTTTCGATGCCGTTGCAGTAGCCAAGCTCTTCAATCATTTCAAGGTCAAGCTGGGTGCGCTGTTCAAGGCGCTGGGCCTCCACAAGCTTGCCCTGCTCTTTGAACAGAATAAGCCGCTCCGCCAGTTCGTCGCGGATGTCGCTGGCGGCGCGCTTGAGGTTGTCCTGCGCGGACACAAAGTGGCTGGCCGGGTACAGCACCGTTTTGGACACATCCGCCAGCACTTCGCCAGTGAGCGGGTCAATTTCGCGCATGGCGTCGATATCGTCACCAAAAAAATCCAGCCGCAGGGCGCGTTCGTGATGGTAGGCCGGGATGATTTCAAGGGCGTCGCCGCGCACGCGGAAGGTGCCGCGGTGGAAGTCGTAGTCATTGCGCTCGTAATGCACTTCCACAAGGCGCGAGATGAGTTTGTCCATGGGAAAATGCTGGCC
Above is a genomic segment from Desulfovibrio sp. containing:
- the ligA gene encoding NAD-dependent DNA ligase LigA, whose amino-acid sequence is MSQHTNDQGGQSQYSLFSTGPTAEERRRVQWLTAELERHNYLYHTKDKPEISDDQFDALFRELQALEDRWPELRSPHSPTLRVGGKLIDGLAKKAHSRQMYGLDNVFSLEQWQDFAERMRRAWDADSNGPLPSGFWCDPKLDGLALEIIYVDGTMQEALTRGDGEIGEVVTEAVRTIRTVPLRLAGPGPFPSRLEVRGEVVMYKKDFAALNEKQEALGLKTFANPRNAAAGTLRQLDISITASRPLRFLAYSLGEARWQPAPACTLQSEAMARLREYGFLTPPDGKLCESVQAVEDYAQWVREHRPQFRMEIDGAVAKLDNLEAQQALGFTARAPRFAVAFKFPAEQAQTLLKDIEIQVGRTGVLTPVAVLEPIAVGGVMVSRATLHNEDEIRSRDVRVGDTVMVRRAGDVIPEVVGPVLDKRPQGTEEYAFPHSCPACGQPAYREEGEAAWRCENMACPAIRLRAISHFVSKAGLDISGVGQKWIEQLVTSGRVKSPADLFTLTVEELLGFERMGEVLAQKFVGALEEARHTATLPRLISALGIRHVGEQTARTLAVHFHSLDELEKANAEALQGLPDVGPEVASSIRNFFDSPANREQLARFKALGLWPLGARAGINGGHEAEGGAAGEGASVSGPLAGKTVLFTGSLSVPRSQAEKLAEAAGATPLGGVSKKLNYLVAGEKAGSKLEKAQTLGVTVLDETEFMGMLREAGVIFE
- the uvrB gene encoding excinuclease ABC subunit UvrB; its protein translation is MEDKSSTPFSLETSYVPTGDQPTAIDELVSNIQAGVPAQVLLGVTGSGKTFTMANVIARCNRPALVLAPNKTLAAQLYGEFRALFPRNAVEYFVSYYDYYQPEAYVPASDTYIEKDSAINDNIDKLRHAATHALLTRRDVIIVASVSCIYGLGSPEYYAKMVIPVEVGQHFPMDKLISRLVEVHYERNDYDFHRGTFRVRGDALEIIPAYHHERALRLDFFGDDIDAMREIDPLTGEVLADVSKTVLYPASHFVSAQDNLKRAASDIRDELAERLILFKEQGKLVEAQRLEQRTQLDLEMIEELGYCNGIENYTRHLDGRVAGEPPSCLLNYFPKDFLLFVDESHITVPQVGAMYKGDRSRKTTLVDYGFRLPSALDNRPLQFNEFTALLNQVVYVSATPSKYERDQAQGIVAEQIIRPTGLVDPVVEVRPTKGQMENLLGECRGCVSRGERVLVTTLTKRMAEDLTEYCCNMGVRARYLHSDIDTLERMQIIRALRMGEFDVLVGINLLREGLDIPEVSLVCILDADKEGFLRSTGSLIQTFGRAARNAQGRVILYADKMTDSMKAAMDETARRRARQTAHNEEHGITPTSTRKSLESPLDSLYVEDGASRGRGKGRGKGKGQEPDAVPLTAEDTALLVARLEKEMRQAARDLEFEQAAQLRDRIRVLRARLIALPD